The Atribacter laminatus genome contains the following window.
GCCTCTCTTAAAAGGTTTATTTTTAGGAACTTTTTAAAAAAAAAATTAAAAAAAGGTTTGGTATTTAAATAATACTTCTAAAATGATTTTCTTAAATCAAACTTCATTTTAGATTTTAAAAGATATTAAGAGAAGTTTTTTATTCTTACCTAATGTTCCTTGGATTTTCTACTATTTCAATACCTAAAACGAAACAATAGTTTTAAAAACAATACCCACATCTTTTTTGATGTGGGTATTGTTGATCTTAATCACAAATCGGTTTTAAATTTCCAATCTTATTTCACTCTATCCAGGTTGTACATCATCTATTCACTTATATCCATGGATTATTCAAATTAATATTACAATCAGTATAGGTAAAACATATTTCATTTTTGGCATGCACTATACCTTGGGATACTCCATCTTCCGGATCGAAATATAAACCTGGTGTTTGATCATTCTCAACATCAAACTTCATATAAATATTGAATAAACCTAACCCATATTCTAGAGTAATAACTGGAGCCGTGTCATTAAACTGAAAACCTGGGACAAAATTTACATTGTCCCAGCTGTACCAACAACCCATCATATCTATTTCTACACCATTTTCTCTCAATCTTAGACCATCAAATCCTTTAACATCGATAGCTAATTGTCCATTAGAAACTACGCAACCTTCGATAACAAGTTCTGGACCTACAGGACCTGGTTTATTAATTTTGAAAAATACATCTGTATTCTTTAATTTCATATAAGCCCATTGATCAACTGCAGCTGCAACTCTAATTTCAGCACAATCAATATGAGTACAGTTTTTTTCGTATCCTCCCGATAATGTTAATTCATAAAATAATTCTCCATCACCAACTGTCCATTCCGGATCACACCAATCACATGCATAAGCTACTCCAAAGCTCGCAACAATCACACTAACTAACAATAACATTAAAACTTTCTTCATTATAATTACCCCCTTATACTTAATTTTGTTAATTTTTGTAAACCTAATACTTAGATACCACAAACACCAAATGTTACTTTTTAAAAACTGCTACTTTACTTTTACTGAATTAAAGCTTTGTCTTCCACTCTCCTCCTTTTGCTTTTCCAAATTGTGACCTTATTATCATGTTATTAAAGGAAAAATAAATCATCCAAAATGACTAATAAAAATAAATACGGTCACAAAATTTTGAATGTAGAAGATAGCTAAAAGTCCCAAGCTAATCGATGAAATAATAGGACAATTATTAACAAGCCTTGGAAAAAAGCAGAAAAAAACTAGTCACTTTGCGGGTAGACTTATAATCTTTTCGAATTCAACCAATTTAGATAAATTACTATCAGAAATATGATTATCAAATTTCTGATATTTTTTTGGTATTATTCCGTCTATAAAAATAAACTAATTTTCTAATATTTTAAAAAATTACTTATGTGGCCTTAGAGGATGACATGGGGAATGAAATTCTACTTACTCTTCTAAAAACCCTTCCTTGATTGCAAAAACAATCAGTTTCATACGATCTTCAATTTCGAGCTTTCCGAGGATGTTGGTGATGTGGTTTTTGACAGTTTTCTCACTGATAAAAAGGGCCTCGGCAATGGTATTGTTATTTTTGCCCTGGGCGACTTCTTTGAGGACTTCCAATTCGCGGTTGCTGAGGACTTTGAGTTGGGAAGAGGTGGTTTTTTTCCCTTTGGTATAAAGTGTTTTTAATTCATTCATGATAAGAGGGGCAACTTCCATGCCAATGACAATATCTCCTTGGAGGGCGGCATTGATGTCTCGGAGGATGCTCATGAAGGGGGCATTTTTGAGAAGATAGCCACAAGCACCGGAGGTGATGGCCCGGAAGACGGTTTCCCGGGTATCGTCAATGGTGAGCATGATGATTTTTAATGAAGGCTCTTTGGAGAGCAGCTTTTTGGTGAGCTCAACTCCATCATAATCGGGAAGATTGATATCGATGATGGAAAGATGGGGTTTTTCCTGGGGGATTTTTTGCATTGCATCGTTGGAGTTATTATAAACCAGGCAATTACGAAAACCACCTTTCAGTTCTAAAAGGTTTTTTAAACCATCGGCAAAAAGTTGGTGATCATCGACAATCGCTAACTTGACATTCTCGGGATGTTCAAAAATATCCTTATTATCCATGAATCGGAAACACCGCCTTTACTATGGTTCCTTTGCCAACTGCTGATTGAATACGGAGCGCTCCTCCGATTAACTTGACTCGTTCATACAAATCTTTAAGACCAAAGGAATTTTTCTTATTCAAAGCTTTTTCCAATAAAAATCCTTTTCCGTTATCACGAACAATAAAATACACTCCTCTTCGAAAGTGACCAACTTTTACCTGAATCTTTTTAGCAGACGAATGTTTACAAGCATTTATTATACTTTCATGAATTAATTTAATCAGAAATCTTTTCTGGTTATTCGATAGGTTTTTTTCACATAAATTATATCTAAAATCGATTTGCTGATTGGTATCCCAGGAAAGTTTTTTTATTTTATTTTCAATTAATTCTCGAATGGATTTTTCATTCTTTGTCCCCCGACGCAGCCGAGAAAGAATAGCTCTTGAATCTTTTACACACTCATCCAGGGTATCGTGCATTCGGTCGAGAAATTGTTGGTCTTGGGTTTTTTCAAGAGACAAAAAATATTCTAATTGCATACGAAGGGCAATTAAGCTTTGGGTAAGTCCGTCGTGGAGCTCTCGG
Protein-coding sequences here:
- a CDS encoding response regulator, coding for MDNKDIFEHPENVKLAIVDDHQLFADGLKNLLELKGGFRNCLVYNNSNDAMQKIPQEKPHLSIIDINLPDYDGVELTKKLLSKEPSLKIIMLTIDDTRETVFRAITSGACGYLLKNAPFMSILRDINAALQGDIVIGMEVAPLIMNELKTLYTKGKKTTSSQLKVLSNRELEVLKEVAQGKNNNTIAEALFISEKTVKNHITNILGKLEIEDRMKLIVFAIKEGFLEE